Below is a window of Gossypium hirsutum isolate 1008001.06 chromosome A12, Gossypium_hirsutum_v2.1, whole genome shotgun sequence DNA.
ATTGCAGCAAGAATATCTCTAAGGATACATGTCAAGCCTAAGGGAGGTAACATGTCATTATGCATGTCACCTAATTACCCCCTAGCACATCACATCAAGTAGTCGTACCTTATAAATATGGAGAATGACCTTATGGAACCGAAAAAAGGACCATCAATAATGCTATAGGATGTTAATTATTAATGCTACTATATATGTttgatttttggtttagtcaaattaattaaattcactgtgtaaaaaaaaacttttaactatttaatgaacattttatatgtcTTTTTACGTTGATATGATAGAGATATCTGATCGGttcaaatttttacatttatGATAAGTATAATTATATCGATAAATTCAACAGTtagatcattaaaatattaattgtataaaaagttACGAAACAATATAAAACTACTCTAATTTTACACTGGTGTAAGTGGATCACTCCCTATTAAAATTAaggtttttaaagttatttttatctttcaaatatcatttatgaacaattttagttaatagatcaatatttaaataattacaattttataaaataaaccaGCAACCAGTGTataaattagttttaaataacatatttttataatgcatattaaaatacttagaaaaaataataatttaaataattaaaaatattgctAACACATACCATTGAACAATTTATTcaatcatttaacaaaattacatgtAATCAATCCGTACACGGGAGGGGTAAAaaactaatgtatatatataaaagaaaaaagtgaatttcataataacaataattttccaACATCATAACagttttttaacaatataaatttcatgaactaataccATGTGCTGTTTTGttattactttaaattttaaataaattcaaaataagcTCTTTTTtggtgtaaatcaaaatttaaatttttatgtctaaaagcaaaagttatttatattttttactttaaaaaaaaagcaaaaaaaaaatcactaataaGATTTTCGATTAGGAAATGGCCCAAATCACTTGAAAGCCCAAAATTACAAAGCAAAGTCCATCTACGGTCAATGAAGTTTCTTGCAGCATAACTCGGGCGACTCTTATCGGGTCGGATCCGACCCAAACATGAACTAGTTAAAGCCTAAAGGGCACAATCTGAGTTGAACAGGAAGCGTGTAACTCGGGGAAAGATCGATTCATCAGTCTTCTTCTCTGAGTAGAGGTATGATTTTCAAAGTTTACTTTAGGGTTTTGAATTTTGTTAGTCTAAACTTTGATTTGTTTCTTTTCCCCGGTATGATTCAAGATATACGTGCTAATTTTCTTTAACAACGTAATTTTCGTTGTGAATTGGTTCTTTTTATGCTTATTCTTTGAAATcttcttttatttgattttgatgtGTTATGTGCTCAAGGCAGTCCCGCCGCCGCCATTGATTTGTCATCAGATCATCTGAGTAAAAAACTTTTGAGCACCTTTTTACTTATGAATACTCTATTAGGTGACTTAGCCTTTTCTTTCCCTTGTTAGCAAGAGATGGAACCTTATATAGCTAATAATTGCAATTTCAAGTATGGTTAGATATCCGCGTTCCTCGAAGCAATTATCACGCTTTCAATTTTTTCGTCACAAGATTGAAAATTTCAAGGGTTGCGGATGCTCATTATCACTTGGTTTTGATGTCACATGACTGTTTATTCCATGGAAACTAATTGACATTCCATAGTTATTTGAGGTTTAATGAAATGAAACTTCAGTGGGTAACTGTAGGTCACATAAAAAGAACCCTAATATCCTTTTCTCTTGTGCTCTTGCAATATGTTGAAACCTTTAGCAATAACAAGCTTTGTAGTTGTGGATTCGTAGAATTTCTGGCGTTTTTCCATAGATTTGTATAATCTGCACCTCTTCTCAGTAGATCTCTGAAATGGCACATGGATATGGATGATGGACAATGATTTGTGGTAAAACATGTTTAAAGGGGACTGAACAATTGAACTCTTTAttctcataattttttataaaaggtTGTATGGCCTGTGAAGGTCGGAGTTGGCTTGTAAGAATAGTTCTGGTTGCgtaaaaaaattgagttgtttGATGGTGTTATTCTTTTTATTGAGTGATGGTAATCTAATTTGTTGCTATTAAATTCCATTGTCTGTTGTTTGTTGAGTTTGTCCGATTTGAGATTTACTAGCTAGAATGGCTGCAATCCATTTTGTCGAAGTAGCTAGAAACTTCTAGGGTTTTTAACCTTTGTACCCCTTTTTGTActggaatttaattatttatgtgaGTTCGTCTATGTCAAACTGAATTGTTGATTTTGCAGGTTTTGGATTTGTAAGCATTTACAATGTCTTCGTCCTATCTCCCAGCAACCACTGACTCAATTGCTCTGGCCTTAGAAGCCAAAACACCATCTGAAGCCATCTCAATCCTTTACCGTGTACTAGAAAATCCTGCATCTGCTCCCGATGCTCTACGGATTAAAGAGCAGGCCATAACAAATCTATCTGATCTTCTTAGACAAGAGAACCGAGCAGAGGAGCTCAGAAGCCTTCTGACCCAACTGAGGCCCTTTTTTGCACTAATTCCAAAGGCAAAAACTGCTAAAATTGTCCGTGGTATAATTGATGATGTAGCTAAGATACCAGGAACATCAGATCTCCAGATTTCTCTTTGCAAAGAAGTGGTGCAGTGGACTCGTGCTGAGAAGCGAACTTTCCTTCGCCAACGAGTTGAGGCAAAGCTTGCGGCACTTTTGATGGAGAACAAGGAGTACTCTGAAGCACTGAATCTCCTTTCTGGTCTAATCAAGGAGGTCAGAAGGTTGGATGACAAGCTTCTTCTAGTCGACATAGACTTGTTAGAGAGTAAGCTTCATTTCTCTCTTCGAAACCTGCCGAAAGCAAAGGCATCTCTAACAGCTGCAAGGACAGCGGCAAATGCAATTTATGTGCCACCAGCACAACAAGGTAATATAGATTTGCAAAGCGGAATCCTCCATGCAGAGGAAAAGGATTACAAAACTGGTTATAGCTACTTCTTTGAAGCATTTGAAGCATTCAATGCCCTAGAAGATCCCCGTGCTGTATTTAGCCTCAAGTATATGTTGTTGTGCAAGATAATGGTGAGCCAGGCCGATGATGTTGCTAGTATAATATCATCCAAGGCAGGGCTACAGTATGTGGGGCCTGAACTTGATGCTATGAAAGCTGTTGCTGATGCCCATGCCAAACGTTCCCTGAAGCTTTTCGAGATTGCTCTTCGTGATTTCAAGGCTCAACTAGAGGAAGACCCAATTGTTCACAGGCACCTTTCTTCCCTATATGACACTCTATTGGAGCAGAACCTGTGCCGATTGATTGAGCCTTTCTCAAGGGTTGAGATTGCACATATTGCTGAACTGATTGAGTTGCCTGTAGACCATGTGGAGAAGAAACTTTCTCAGATGATTCTTGATAAGAAGTTTGCAGGGACGCTGGATCAGGGTGCTGGATGCCTTGTCATCTTTGACGATCCCAAGACCGATGCCATTTTCCCTGCAACATTGGAGACCATCTCTAACATTGGCAAGGTTGTAGATAGCCTCTATGTGAGGTCTGCTAAGATAATGGCATAAGAGTCAAGATTTACCGATGCTTATATACAGCTTGCAACTCGGTTCTAGCGAAAAACAAGTGTTCAGTTACACTGGATGTTCACATGTTTTAATGTTTCAGCTTTTAATTTAATGGTATTGCGGCACAACATTTGGTTCAAAATATGGAGTTGATTCAGACAATCTTGTGTTTGCTCACCATATGCTTGTCTACTGTTTGACTTTTCAATTATTGTTCGTTTGCTTATAATTGATGGCCTagttttctttatttcataaacGATATAGAATCCTATTTATTTCGGATCActgaatttttagtatttatgaaTATACCTTTTTTCCATATATTCATTCTTCTTAGCAAATGCCAACttattttgatttttccttttaggggatctttttaatattaaattgataaatttaattcCTACATAATTATTTTTTGGAGTTGAACTGCAAgtgaaataaatcatttttatttcatttttttaagtgTAAATAATAACTCTATTACAATTTAGCTTTATTTAACAGTATTTTACATCTAATACTATGCACTAAATTGATCTAATCTCGGACTTGGCATAGCCGGTGCTTCCATGAATTAGCAAGGAGTAACACGCAGCGTTTTGGGTAGAAGAGACGACCAACAAGGCAACTACAACTAACAAAACACGAGACAGAATCTAGCTGTCCGAAGGAAGCTTTGCTATATCTTTGTCCAGTTTTACGGGTCCTCGCCGAAGAAAAAGTCAATTGAATCCTCTTACTTTACTCTTATGAAGAGTTGAGtaaaatttagattattttaccAAACCCCCAACTTCCACAACAGTTTTCTTCAATCAGATCTAAATCTTTTTCTCTTTGGTGATCTAATCTTTGgctgaaaattttgtgaagatgAGTGAGGTTTTCGAAGGTTATGAACGACAGTACTGCGAACTCTCTGCCAATCTTTCCCGAAAATGCAATTCTGCTTCTGCTATTACAGATTCAGGTACTTTCCTAACATggatcaatccatttcaatcccCCCCCCGGGGCCACCACCaaaaaaagtatataattttttatggtgTGAAAACCTTTTGCAGAACAGAAGAGACAGAAATTTTCGGATATCAATTCTGGGATCGATGAGGCTGATGTCCTGGTACTATGTTGTCTAAagattttggttttgtttatgTGGGTTTGTTGTTTGATATGGATTTGTCTTTTCTATGGGTAGATTCGGAAAATGGACCTGGAAGCAAGGAGTTTGCAACCAGGGGTTAAGGCTTCTCTTCTTGCTAAATTAAGGGAATACAAAGCTGATCTGAACAAATTGAAGAAGGAATTCAAGAGAATTTCTTCACCTAATGCTCATGATGAGTTGTTAGAATCAGGGATTGCTGATATACACTCGGTAATTTCTGGATCTTTCTATGACATGATTTAGGATGTTTGAGGGATGACCACTTGATTTATAACTCTATGCGTCTACTTTAACTTTGTCATCTAACTTGCTTGGAGAGACTTTATGTGAAGTCATTGCCTATGTTACTTGCATTACATATGTATATGTTCGATACAAGTATGTTcaattttttctatgtttttgtatgCATTTGGAGGATCTTTGAAAAGTTCATATGTGTTAGGCACGAGTATCGAATACGTATACTTCAAAAAACATTGAAGAGTCAGAGAGCAAGAACAACATAGTCTGTTGTTATTTGTTgaagttataataataataatcaagtaTTACATCCATGTATAAAAAATCcttgaataaatcaaataaacaaGCCTGAACATAACTGGACAACTCCAATACGAAGTTAGACCGAACCCACACTTGGTGAAACGTGAGCTTGGTAGTAACTCAAAATTCTCAAAGTTCTGGAACCTCCTTCTTAGCATTAAGCCAGAGTCTTTATTGACATGCATGCTTGTTTTTGACTGTTAAACAACTTGGTGAAGAATTTCTGTGTTGAGTCGTGACCCATGGTGCAGGTTTCTGCTGAGCAAAGGGATCGATTGTCAATGTCAGTGGAGAGACTAAATCAGTCAAGTGAGAGAATTAAGGAGAGTAGAAGAACTGTTCTGGAAACAGAAGAGCTCGGTATCTCGATACTTGAAGATTTGCATCAACAGCGACAAACTCTTTTACATGCCCACAACAAGGTGCTGTTTCTCATCGAAATGCTCATGCTTATTTCTCGATCGCATATTGTTCTTTTTCACTGAACCTTGATTTCCCTCTAATCTCTTTATTGTGTCAATTGGGTACATATTACATGTTTAGCTAGTTTCTCATGCATAATGGAGTTTTTTTAGAAATGGCAACAGGTTGGGGTGGGTAGACTTTTTACTCGTTCCGCTCCTGATCTAACCTTCAAATATTCCACCCCATACCTGTTTAGAACTTGAACTTCACTTGAGCTCAAAACTGTCTGATTCGGATTATTTTACTTACCAACTATATATATGAGCTTATTGAATTTATgtgtttgtttgttgttttgaAGCTTTATGATGTGGATAGCGCCATTGACAAGAGCAAGAAAGTTTTAACAACCATGTCAAGAAGGATTACCAAGAACAAATGGATCGTTATCTCGATAATCGTAGCACTTGTCCTTGCAATCATCTTAATCCTGTATTACAAGATTTCACATGGCTGATGAAATCTTTTGAACCATTAATGGTCTGCAATTTGTATATGTTGATCCGCATTTGATACTTCCAtctttaaataatgttttaacaCTTTGAACTGatatatgttatatgtatatttgCTCTTTACGTTTCTGTTTGTTGTATGTTGTAAATACATCAAGTGAAACTGTTGTCTGCATTTATTTTTCCGAGTCTCCTTTTGATGGTATCTTAAAGAATAATGCTCTCTCACTAAAAGTTTTGTGTTTGGatactttttttacaattttaacctcgTGTAACTGTCACGGGTTAGAACTTTAATCTCACAATTCGTGCGGTCTTAGGCGATTTTGTCGCTTTAAATACGTCTAAGTCAGGCCTagctagaggtgtgcatggcTTGGCACGAAGGTCCGCCCGAAATTTGGGAGTGTTTGGGTAAAAATacaggcccgaaaaatgggcttgggtaaaaaaagtaggcccgtttaaaaaacgggccgggtcTCGGGTTCGAGCTCGACTCAGCCCGGCCTGAATTCACTACatgataaaattttttttaatattgtttccttattgttttctccctattttgttactattttactattatgttattactattttgttgttattgtttggatattgtataaaatttattttattgttaatttttttattattttaaatacatttgttaattttgttattattttagaagtatttgcttgttaagttgcatctattttagtgttatttaagtatacatattttttaaaatttattttcaatatgttgagaaatatttattttgatatttttagtatttttgatagtttatatatatattaaaattatataaaaaataatataaaaattaatatgggcgggttGGGTCGGGCTcgggttttaacattttattcgagtcgggcttgggcaaaattttaggcccatttttcgggccgggCTAGGTCTGGGCTTAGCAAACGGGcttaaatttttagttgggcccggCCTGaaccggcccatgcacacctctaagcCTAGCCCTTGAAAGGTGAGAATTTTCTCGAAAATTTTTTAAGGCAATGGAAAAAATATAGTGGAAGCAACTCAAACTGAAAAAAGTAACAAAATTGTTGGAAATccacaaaaaaaaacaatgtacactatgtgtttgagtaaatgctccaTATATAATCTTTAACTCAAGAAAAACTGAAAACAATAGAATTATACTTGTCCATGGGTAGGGCCACTCCGCCGGAAGGCCTGCCCAAAAAATGggtgggtttgggtaaaaatatagacccgaaaaatgggcttgggctaAAAAATAAGAcctgtttagaaaacgggctgGGTCTCGAGTAAggctttttttgttattttcttgtttttcactattttgctaccatttcacaattatattattactattttgttgttattgtttggatattgtataactcttgttttattgttatttttgctactatttttcacatttgcttgttaagttacatttattttagtgttatttaagtatacatatttttttaatttatttttaatttgttgggaaatatttattttaatattttttatgtattatatatattcaaaaaacttatataaacaaatgaatatgGGCGGGCCGGACtcagattttaatatttttatctaggTTGGGCTCGAGCCTAAATTTTTTGTTGAGTCTAGCCTTGCCTATGGACACCTCTAAATGGGatgaatacaaataaaaaaaaggggaaacctttatttatagttgacTTCTCTCAAAATCAATGGTACAAATTGAGTTACATTGACGATCAATATTAAAGTCTATATACAATTGAGAGCCTTATGAGATTTAAATtctatacaatcttatccctTTAGGATTTACCCTATTTACCCTGGTAACTTTAGTTTGATTGGAATGTTTCAACGGGCTGCCAAGGCTTCAAGTAAATGGGCTTCTCTATGGATTTCACGAATCGAATCAGTTCATATGGGTCAAATGGGGCGTTTTGTGTGCAATGGTCATGGGCTTTGATTTGCGACCTGTGGCTTTCTCCCCTACCCATTCTCACAACGCCTTCATTGCATCCTCGGAATGATATTTACTTGACTTGCCTTGGAACTTTCTTGATGCCTCGGTCGATTCCTAACTAGCCTCTCTGTCAGGCGATCCTGCCACTCGAAACACTTGCCTCCACTTCCATCGTCTTCTAACTCGAATCATTTCTCTTATTTCTAGTACATCTCGTTTGCAAGAGTCCACCGATCTTACTTGCCCACATTGTGACTTGACCTGATCAAGATCCCTTTGATTCAAACAAATAGGATTTGGCACATCCACTTTGAGCATCGGGTTAACTTTGAGTCTCGCTACTAACTTTAGTTTGTAAACCTCTTGGTCTACTCGCTTTAGAATTTTAAAAGGGCTCCTATGTCTttgccaagccaacaagtcaGAATGAAAAACACTACCAATGTGTTTGAAACATACCTTACTAGTTGCATTTACTCGTCTCAGCTATCCAGTTTGCATCACCACTTTTCCCCTAAAGTCCGATGCACAACCCTCTCTCTCTTAAGTGGTAGCTTCGCTGATGACTCAACAAACTTCAATCAATTTGTTACCCTCTAACATTTCCAATGTGGTCTCCTTAGCACTCTATTGATCTACCGAGCCAATGTTCTTTCCCTTATGAACATCCTCAGCGAATTGGATTGCTGACAATACATTTGTTTCGCCCATCATGTCTTGACTTTTCGGCACAACTCATTATTGTTTTCGAGTATCTAGGATGCACATACAGTCGGCAAAAGGAACTAAAAGAGCATTAATCTTGTCAAGGAAATTAAGGCAAGAAAAAAGTTGTAATCATCCAA
It encodes the following:
- the LOC107919956 gene encoding 26S proteasome non-ATPase regulatory subunit 11 homolog: MSSSYLPATTDSIALALEAKTPSEAISILYRVLENPASAPDALRIKEQAITNLSDLLRQENRAEELRSLLTQLRPFFALIPKAKTAKIVRGIIDDVAKIPGTSDLQISLCKEVVQWTRAEKRTFLRQRVEAKLAALLMENKEYSEALNLLSGLIKEVRRLDDKLLLVDIDLLESKLHFSLRNLPKAKASLTAARTAANAIYVPPAQQGNIDLQSGILHAEEKDYKTGYSYFFEAFEAFNALEDPRAVFSLKYMLLCKIMVSQADDVASIISSKAGLQYVGPELDAMKAVADAHAKRSLKLFEIALRDFKAQLEEDPIVHRHLSSLYDTLLEQNLCRLIEPFSRVEIAHIAELIELPVDHVEKKLSQMILDKKFAGTLDQGAGCLVIFDDPKTDAIFPATLETISNIGKVVDSLYVRSAKIMA
- the LOC107919957 gene encoding vesicle transport v-SNARE 12 is translated as MSEVFEGYERQYCELSANLSRKCNSASAITDSEQKRQKFSDINSGIDEADVLIRKMDLEARSLQPGVKASLLAKLREYKADLNKLKKEFKRISSPNAHDELLESGIADIHSVSAEQRDRLSMSVERLNQSSERIKESRRTVLETEELGISILEDLHQQRQTLLHAHNKLYDVDSAIDKSKKVLTTMSRRITKNKWIVISIIVALVLAIILILYYKISHG